A genome region from Triticum dicoccoides isolate Atlit2015 ecotype Zavitan unplaced genomic scaffold, WEW_v2.0 scaffold42245, whole genome shotgun sequence includes the following:
- the LOC119346512 gene encoding uncharacterized protein LOC119346512: MGFISFVGRVLFASIFLLSAYQEGGSKLARQEGIPQGRCRTSLFVMCGYCSWMNGCSAGFRTRRTTRRRSRWSKTWLWRHGLDARQPRPLRDYIPLLPLEEGNSIR, from the exons ATGGGGTTCATCTCCTTCGTCGGGAGGGTGCTCTTCGCCTCCATCTTCCTCCTCTCCGCCTACCAAGA AGGAGGAAGCAAACTTGCCCGGCAAGAAGGGATCCCTCAAG GTAGATGCCGAACCTCTCTTTTTGTGATGTGTGGCTATTGCAGCTGGATGAATGGGTGCTCTGCCGGCTTTAGAACAAGAAGAACAACTAGGAGAAGGTCAAGGTGGAGCAAGACATGGCTGTGGAGGCATGGCCTGGACGCTCGTCAACCTCGGCCACTTCGTG ACTACATACCACTTCTTCCACTGGAAGAAGGGAACTCCATTCGCTGA